The following proteins are co-located in the Chryseobacterium daecheongense genome:
- a CDS encoding histidine kinase → MTSLNELKLTYAIITVVMLFFVVFIIFVVLMYNRKQLLFVKEKQLKEAEYQNQLLQKELEKQKLIEQERERISHDMHDDLGAGISALKLQAEFLKQKAENSDLTNDIDELLKTSEEMNISMREMLWNLNTGNDTIGSFTSYSKMYTESFLKKTSINFIVTDRGIIHNMPVSAEIRRNMFLCLKESLNNAYKHSKANKISISFSQMDREFSMEISDDGIGMIEGKNEGNGLRNMKRRMKELNGEFEIVSKEDGTALIFTIVI, encoded by the coding sequence ATGACTTCTCTTAATGAATTAAAATTAACCTATGCAATCATTACAGTTGTTATGCTGTTCTTTGTGGTATTTATCATCTTTGTAGTATTAATGTACAATAGGAAGCAGCTTTTGTTTGTAAAAGAAAAACAACTTAAAGAAGCAGAATACCAAAATCAATTGTTACAAAAAGAGCTCGAAAAACAAAAACTGATTGAGCAGGAGCGGGAACGGATCTCACATGATATGCACGATGATCTGGGAGCAGGAATTTCAGCTCTTAAGCTTCAGGCAGAATTTTTAAAACAAAAAGCAGAAAATAGTGATCTAACAAATGATATTGACGAGCTGCTAAAAACATCTGAAGAAATGAATATTTCGATGAGGGAAATGCTTTGGAATTTGAATACAGGAAACGATACGATTGGAAGCTTTACAAGTTACTCAAAAATGTATACTGAAAGCTTCCTGAAAAAAACATCCATCAATTTTATTGTGACAGATCGGGGGATCATTCACAATATGCCGGTTTCCGCTGAAATTAGAAGAAATATGTTTTTGTGCTTAAAAGAATCATTGAATAATGCCTATAAACATAGCAAGGCAAATAAAATATCAATTTCGTTTTCACAAATGGATCGTGAATTTAGTATGGAGATTTCGGATGATGGAATAGGGATGATTGAAGGAAAAAATGAAGGGAATGGTCTTCGAAATATGAAACGCAGGATGAAGGAACTAAATGGAGAATTTGAAATTGTTTCCAAAGAAGATGGAACTGCTTTGATTTTTACAATAGTGATATAA